A stretch of Eleutherodactylus coqui strain aEleCoq1 chromosome 2, aEleCoq1.hap1, whole genome shotgun sequence DNA encodes these proteins:
- the LOC136610765 gene encoding olfactory receptor 2B6-like — MNLSKYTTVEEFILLGLTSQKNIQIVLFLVFLSCYIVSLTGNIIIIILSRISSRLHTPMYFFLSNLSFLDIWYTSSIVPNMLINFLSMRKSISFNGCVTQMFIHLFLGGAECYILLSMAYDRYVAICSPLHYTTIMNTILCIMMATGSWIVGLINTTVHTVLALQLPFCGPNVINHFFCEIPSVLELACADISLNKIVIFFFAIFMVMGPFFLILITYGYIISSILKISTSVGRRKAFSTCASHIIVVSLFYGAVVFMYMRPGSAHVKSQDKMATLFYSVIIPMLNPLIYTLRNKDVIGAFVDIRRKTFVSEN, encoded by the coding sequence ATGAACTTGTCCAAATACACAACAGTTGAAGAATTCATTCTTCTTGGGCTGACCAGCCAGAAGAATATTCAGATAGTGCTATTTCTTGTATTTTTatcttgttacattgtatcactaacTGGTAACATAATCATTATTATTCTCAGTAGAATAAGCTCCCGGCTTCACACCCCTATGTATTTCTTCTTGAGCAATCTGTCATTTTTGGACATCTGGTACACATCAAGTATTGTCCCAAATATGCTCATTAACTTTTTGTCAATGAGAAAAAGCATATCTTTTAATGGTTGTGTCACTCAGATGTTCATCCATCTCTTCCTAGGAGGGGCAGAGTGCTACATCTTGTTATCAATGGCCTACGACCGGTATGTGGCTATATGTAGTCCATTACACTACACTACTATTATGAATACCATCTTGTGCATTATGATGGCAACTGGTTCCTGGATTGTAGGCTTAATAAACACTACTGTACATACAGTCCTTGCATTGCAGTTGCCGTTTTGTGGTCCAAATGTAATAAATCACTTTTTCTGTGAGATCCCATCAGTCCTGGAGCTGGCCTGTGCAGATATATCTCTTAATAAGATTGTTATTTTCTTCTTTGCTATATTTATGGTGATGGGTCCATTCTTCCTCATCCTCATTACATATGGCTATATAATTTCCAGCATACTGAAGATCAGCACATCTGTGGGACGGAGGAAGGCCTTCTCCACCTGTGCTTCACACATTATAGTTGTATCCCTCTTTTATGGTGCTGTTGTTTTCATGTATATGAGACCtggatcggcccatgtaaagagCCAAGACAAAATGGCTACTTTGTTCTACAGTGTTATAATCCCAATGCTGAATCCTTTGATATACACTTTAAGGAACAAGGATGTTATAGGAGCATTTGTGGACATCAGAAGGAAAACATTTGTATCTGAAAATTGA